One window of Sphingomonas sp. KC8 genomic DNA carries:
- a CDS encoding MbcA/ParS/Xre antitoxin family protein, with amino-acid sequence MPLPRTIAPLPESRVLSEAVSRVAGCWKLTNEQLGAILGLSPATASRLRAGSFQLDRTSKAFELGQYLVRLFRGLDALMGSDDAASISWLRNNNIDLDGRPIDLIRSVRGLGEVAHYVDDFRARV; translated from the coding sequence ATGCCCCTACCCCGCACGATCGCCCCACTGCCCGAAAGCCGGGTGCTTTCGGAAGCGGTGTCCCGCGTCGCTGGCTGCTGGAAACTCACCAACGAACAGCTCGGCGCGATCCTTGGCCTGTCGCCAGCCACGGCTTCACGGTTGCGCGCGGGCAGCTTTCAACTTGATCGCACCAGCAAGGCATTCGAACTCGGCCAATATCTGGTCCGCCTGTTTCGCGGGCTGGATGCCCTGATGGGCAGCGACGACGCCGCATCCATATCCTGGCTGCGCAACAACAATATCGACCTGGACGGACGGCCGATCGATTTGATCCGATCGGTCAGGGGGCTGGGCGAAGTCGCACATTATGTAGACGATTTTCGTGCCCGCGTCTGA
- a CDS encoding RES family NAD+ phosphorylase has product MPASDATPQPSDFAPYAGTVWRLVEAQHRISTNRLAASAEDQALLEDLVDAVKPTMPAVARGLHYLLGTPFRYGHTTASRFRRAHERPGIFYASEHIATALAETAYWRLLFFSRSPGFTPPTTVVEHSAFTVPVNLARAIDLTDTRWLAHAARWNDPVDYAACQQLATQARQIGAQGLVYTSVRDPGRRRNLALFDPTGFAAPAPNIETTWHFRYEDGVLTTFAAFPSDTRYSFTFADFGITAP; this is encoded by the coding sequence GTGCCCGCGTCTGACGCGACGCCGCAACCGTCCGATTTTGCGCCATATGCCGGCACCGTCTGGCGATTGGTGGAGGCGCAACATCGCATATCCACCAACCGGCTGGCCGCATCCGCCGAGGATCAGGCGCTGCTCGAAGATCTGGTCGACGCGGTGAAACCCACGATGCCGGCGGTCGCACGCGGCCTGCATTATCTGCTCGGCACCCCGTTCCGCTATGGCCACACCACCGCGTCGCGCTTCCGCAGGGCGCATGAACGCCCCGGCATTTTCTATGCCTCCGAACATATCGCCACGGCGTTGGCGGAAACGGCCTATTGGCGGCTGCTCTTCTTTTCGCGCTCGCCCGGCTTCACCCCACCCACCACTGTCGTCGAACATTCCGCCTTTACCGTGCCGGTCAATCTGGCGCGCGCGATCGACCTGACGGACACACGCTGGCTGGCACATGCAGCGCGGTGGAACGATCCTGTCGACTATGCCGCCTGCCAGCAACTGGCGACGCAGGCCCGCCAGATCGGGGCGCAAGGGCTGGTCTACACGTCGGTGCGCGATCCCGGCCGCAGGCGAAACCTGGCACTGTTCGATCCGACCGGATTCGCAGCGCCCGCGCCGAACATCGAGACAACATGGCATTTCCGATATGAAGATGGCGTCCTCACCACCTTTGCGGCCTTCCCGTCGGACACGCGCTACAGCTTCACCTTCGCCGATTTCGGCATCACCGCACCCTGA
- a CDS encoding OsmC family protein — MSEAVISVRASETGASAFAVQIEAGPHRLIGDEPAAMGGADLGPAPYQMLAAALAECTTMTVRWYARQQDWPVDHVATDVTHQKGKVEGRPGSTDIFHKTVAISGASLTSDQRARLIDVAAKCPVHRTLEAAAAISTIAA; from the coding sequence GTGAGTGAGGCGGTGATCAGCGTGCGCGCATCCGAAACCGGCGCCAGCGCCTTTGCCGTGCAGATCGAGGCTGGTCCGCACCGGCTGATCGGCGACGAACCGGCCGCAATGGGCGGCGCCGATCTCGGCCCGGCGCCGTATCAGATGCTTGCCGCGGCCCTTGCCGAATGCACGACGATGACGGTGCGCTGGTATGCCCGCCAGCAGGATTGGCCGGTCGATCATGTCGCAACCGACGTGACCCACCAGAAGGGCAAGGTCGAAGGGCGGCCCGGCAGCACCGATATCTTCCACAAGACGGTGGCGATTTCGGGCGCGTCCCTTACCAGCGATCAGCGGGCCAGGTTGATCGATGTCGCCGCCAAATGCCCGGTTCACCGTACGTTGGAAGCGGCCGCCGCCATCTCCACGATCGCCGCATAG
- a CDS encoding helix-turn-helix domain-containing protein has product MPSYQPVEAVLRGLAVLRHISLNPRSNVGDIHQATGLNKATIVRMIETLTAAGYVTRDEETARYSVSGMALELSAGYDAIQAIKSLSGDILEVLQKRIGWPSDIGIPDGCDMIVAATSRAQGRLFFNRKAGYRAPLLATSLGKAYLAFARQADRARLITQLAGHSDPWNLPARNGTIDEVIETVRRNGFATIDPHYAAREYDGTVATLAVPIMNGDAAMGALNVMYLREAMQEEEAATRLLPALREACAEIAAKLAPRA; this is encoded by the coding sequence ATGCCATCCTATCAACCAGTCGAAGCCGTCCTGCGGGGATTGGCCGTGCTGCGACACATCAGCCTGAACCCGCGATCCAATGTCGGCGACATCCATCAGGCAACCGGGCTGAACAAGGCCACCATCGTCAGGATGATCGAAACGCTGACCGCCGCCGGCTATGTTACGCGGGACGAGGAAACCGCCCGTTATTCGGTCAGTGGAATGGCACTCGAACTCAGCGCCGGCTACGACGCCATTCAAGCCATCAAATCGTTGAGCGGCGATATTCTTGAAGTGTTGCAAAAGCGGATCGGCTGGCCATCCGACATTGGCATTCCCGATGGCTGCGACATGATCGTCGCCGCCACCAGCCGCGCGCAGGGACGGCTGTTCTTCAACCGCAAGGCCGGCTATCGGGCGCCGCTGCTGGCAACATCGCTGGGCAAGGCCTACCTGGCCTTCGCACGGCAAGCCGATCGCGCCAGGCTCATCACGCAACTGGCCGGGCATTCGGACCCCTGGAACCTGCCGGCCCGCAACGGCACTATCGATGAAGTGATCGAAACGGTGCGCCGCAACGGTTTTGCGACGATAGATCCGCACTATGCGGCCCGCGAATATGACGGCACGGTCGCCACGCTGGCCGTGCCGATCATGAACGGCGATGCCGCGATGGGCGCGCTCAACGTGATGTATTTGCGTGAAGCGATGCAGGAAGAGGAAGCCGCCACCCGGCTGCTGCCTGCGTTGCGCGAAGCCTGTGCCGAAATTGCAGCAAAGCTCGCGCCCCGTGCCTGA
- a CDS encoding methyl-accepting chemotaxis protein: MNDDALLTIRRPGARLLVLLFWLNVPTLYLASWLVGSDNALLIAGLGALLCIIPTLLVFGTGRIDAPVRLIIGLTAVSFPALFLYPFEGHPWQMDLHMYFFAALATLAVLCDRRVILAGAGFIAAHHLLFNYIAPHWVFSGEGDLPRVLLHAFIVVMQTAVLLWLTGHLATLIVQTAEEAKTSRALRIEADDARAKSDAALIALERAQVDADRQRAAEEAIRAAAEAAERRRLAADAIEARLGAIVAELGRMASELSISKTRLIGSLEGTVARTGDLCSSHARAEDDVRAMAADTERLVASILEVGRTATEARETALTGTRATTDLSPKVTTLAATVESASTILKLISAIATKSNLLSLNARIEAAREGAEGRGFAVVASEIKMLAAQTAQATCQIEEQLEDIRSAVLSVSGAITVASASVHSIDQSASRIANVVQQQIAATTEIATASEQMAQHIALASGEADALSSAIDEMRGAMEQTDRIASAVSDRSRELNDTVRSVLSELRAA; the protein is encoded by the coding sequence ATGAATGATGATGCGTTGCTGACCATTCGCCGGCCGGGCGCGCGTCTGCTGGTCCTGCTATTCTGGCTCAATGTTCCCACCCTTTACCTGGCAAGTTGGCTGGTCGGCAGCGACAATGCGCTGCTGATCGCCGGGCTGGGCGCGCTGCTGTGCATCATACCCACCCTGCTGGTATTCGGCACCGGACGGATCGATGCGCCAGTGCGCCTGATCATCGGCCTTACCGCCGTCAGCTTTCCGGCGCTGTTTCTTTATCCGTTCGAAGGCCATCCATGGCAGATGGACCTGCACATGTACTTCTTCGCCGCGCTCGCCACGCTGGCGGTGCTGTGCGACAGACGGGTGATACTCGCAGGGGCGGGCTTCATTGCCGCGCATCACCTGCTGTTCAACTATATTGCGCCCCATTGGGTGTTTTCCGGCGAAGGCGATCTGCCGCGGGTGCTGCTGCACGCCTTCATCGTCGTCATGCAGACGGCGGTGCTGTTGTGGCTGACCGGGCATCTCGCAACGCTGATCGTCCAGACCGCGGAGGAAGCGAAGACGAGCAGGGCGCTGCGCATCGAGGCCGACGACGCCCGCGCCAAATCGGATGCGGCGCTGATCGCCCTTGAACGGGCGCAGGTGGATGCCGATCGCCAGCGGGCAGCGGAAGAAGCGATCCGGGCGGCCGCCGAAGCCGCCGAACGCAGGCGGCTCGCGGCGGACGCCATCGAGGCGCGGCTGGGCGCGATTGTCGCGGAACTCGGCCGGATGGCCAGCGAACTTTCGATCAGCAAGACCCGGCTCATCGGCTCCCTCGAAGGGACGGTCGCGCGCACCGGCGATCTGTGCAGTTCCCACGCCCGCGCCGAAGATGATGTCCGCGCCATGGCGGCGGATACCGAACGGCTGGTCGCATCGATCCTTGAAGTCGGCCGCACCGCCACCGAAGCACGGGAAACCGCACTCACCGGCACGCGAGCCACCACCGATCTTTCGCCCAAGGTGACGACGCTGGCGGCAACGGTGGAATCGGCCAGCACGATCCTGAAACTGATTTCGGCCATCGCCACGAAAAGCAACCTGCTGTCGCTCAATGCACGGATCGAAGCCGCGCGTGAGGGCGCCGAGGGACGCGGCTTCGCCGTCGTCGCATCCGAGATCAAGATGCTCGCGGCCCAAACAGCGCAGGCCACCTGCCAGATCGAAGAGCAACTGGAAGATATCCGCAGCGCGGTGCTGAGCGTTTCGGGGGCAATCACGGTCGCGTCGGCGTCGGTGCATTCGATCGATCAGTCCGCTTCGCGGATCGCCAACGTCGTCCAGCAACAGATTGCCGCCACCACCGAAATCGCGACGGCATCCGAACAGATGGCGCAGCATATCGCGCTGGCGTCGGGCGAGGCTGATGCGCTGAGCAGCGCGATCGATGAGATGCGCGGCGCGATGGAACAGACCGATCGTATCGCATCGGCCGTTTCGGATCGTTCGCGCGAATTGAACGACACCGTGCGCAGCGTGCTTTCCGAATTGCGGGCGGCCTGA
- a CDS encoding CaiB/BaiF CoA transferase family protein → MEDVRSPVEPQARGPLAGLKVLDLSRVLAGPWATQMLGDLGAEVFKIEQPGKGDDTRHWGPPFLDDGSNDAAYYLAINRNKQSLAIDLAQPEGAALVRRLAMACDIVVENFRVGGLAKYGLDYNTLSAAKPGLIYCSITGFGQDGPYADRGGYDFLVQGMSGLMSVTGRPDGEPGAGPMKVGVPVSDLFTGLHAVIAIQAALRHRDATDEGQHIDCALLDTQVNILANQASNWLNGGMVPGRLGNDHPNVVPYRDFRTADGNVLVALGNDRQFFRFCRLLGLDGLTEDPRFRNNASRAANRPALMAALESAIATWTSAELIAAMEQEGLPGGPVNSIPQIFDDPQIKARQLVQTLHRDTGAQVRVPGFPARLSRTPATYRQAPPRLGEDTDDVLAEQLGLDGGEIARLRAAGILGAAPASAPAPTSNEE, encoded by the coding sequence GTGGAGGATGTTCGAAGTCCGGTGGAGCCACAGGCTCGCGGGCCATTGGCCGGGTTGAAGGTGCTCGATCTGTCGCGGGTTCTGGCGGGGCCATGGGCCACGCAGATGCTGGGGGATCTGGGTGCCGAGGTGTTCAAGATCGAACAGCCGGGCAAGGGCGACGATACCCGCCACTGGGGGCCGCCCTTCCTCGACGATGGTTCCAACGATGCGGCTTATTATCTGGCGATCAATCGCAACAAGCAGTCGCTGGCGATCGATCTGGCGCAACCCGAAGGGGCGGCGCTGGTGCGCCGGCTGGCGATGGCGTGCGACATTGTGGTCGAAAATTTCCGCGTCGGCGGGCTGGCCAAATATGGCCTGGACTACAACACCCTATCTGCGGCCAAACCCGGCCTGATCTACTGTTCGATCACCGGTTTCGGGCAGGATGGGCCTTATGCCGATCGCGGTGGCTATGATTTTCTCGTCCAGGGAATGAGCGGGCTGATGAGCGTGACCGGGCGCCCCGATGGCGAGCCGGGCGCCGGGCCGATGAAGGTGGGTGTGCCGGTCAGCGATCTGTTCACCGGGTTGCATGCGGTGATCGCGATTCAGGCTGCGTTGCGTCATCGCGACGCGACCGATGAAGGCCAGCATATCGATTGCGCATTGCTCGACACGCAGGTCAATATCCTCGCCAATCAGGCATCGAACTGGCTTAACGGGGGCATGGTTCCGGGCCGATTGGGCAACGACCACCCGAATGTCGTGCCCTATCGGGATTTCCGGACAGCAGATGGCAACGTGCTGGTTGCGCTGGGCAATGATCGCCAGTTCTTCCGCTTTTGCCGCCTTCTTGGTCTGGACGGGCTGACCGAAGACCCGCGTTTCCGCAACAATGCTTCGCGCGCGGCGAACCGCCCTGCGCTGATGGCGGCGCTGGAATCCGCGATCGCGACGTGGACATCGGCCGAACTGATTGCGGCGATGGAGCAGGAAGGCTTGCCCGGCGGCCCGGTCAATTCCATCCCGCAAATCTTCGATGATCCACAGATCAAGGCCCGTCAGCTGGTGCAGACGTTGCACCGCGACACGGGCGCGCAAGTGCGGGTGCCCGGGTTTCCGGCGCGCTTGTCGCGGACGCCGGCAACCTATCGCCAGGCGCCGCCCCGGTTGGGCGAAGATACGGATGACGTGCTGGCGGAACAGCTTGGCCTGGACGGCGGTGAAATCGCCCGGCTGCGCGCCGCGGGCATTCTGGGCGCCGCGCCTGCATCCGCGCCCGCGCCGACATCGAATGAAGAATAA